The following proteins come from a genomic window of Liolophura sinensis isolate JHLJ2023 chromosome 13, CUHK_Ljap_v2, whole genome shotgun sequence:
- the LOC135480667 gene encoding uncharacterized protein LOC135480667, which translates to MSLTMYAVVVFVETDEVELVASNWLQSQTKTFWPPYRNMSNVTKAVKDRVAADKTWPSYSIRILSACDSYEDGRRKLRMAEETSDIQTDDEVGMGKGARRRKERTLYSDTDDDGDDEAVAGPVKRKHLPPAPPVPPFPSLHVPAGIQLDNRQATDREILKAISAVQVSLDEVRKEVLSQRQLLNMMISKEASSGTIDVMDTFPIKSMEELDGMENKIEDKEIAKSLVNQLSLIGGSNLKEATRRVMSQTISHNVALNLNWAGRKGWKGQQTEPKRAFGGLRLCAAMKKAMLKNVAFKTTEDQVEREMMIWLRNACDRHGGRKRRAESQATVSVVTVSENSKIAEITENEL; encoded by the exons atgtcatTGACAATGTATGCCGTTGTAGTTTTTGTGGAGACGGATGAAGTAGAGCTTGTTGCTTCCAACTGGTTACAGTCTCAGACAAAAACTTTTTGGCCACCGTATCGCAATATGTCTAACGTAACTAAAGCTGTAAAAGACAGAGTAGCAGCTGACAAAACTTGGCCAAGTTACAGCATTCGCATCCTGTCTGCTTGTG ATAGCTATGAGGATGGCAGAAGAAAGCTTCGAATGGCCGAGGAAACCTCAGACATACAAACAGATGATGAAGTTGGAATGGGGAAGGGTGCAAGAAG GCGCAAAGAGCGAACACTATACAGCGACACAgacgatgatggtgatgatgaagcTGTTGCCGGACCAGTTAAACGCAAACATCTCCCCCCAGCCCCGCCAGTCCCACCTTTTCCAAGCCTCCATGTTCCTGCTGGTATACAACTGGACAATCGACAAG CCACAGACAGAGAAATACTAAAGGCTATCAGTGCTGTCCAGGTATCTTTGGATGAAGTCCGCAAAGAGGTTTTGTCCCAAAGACAGCTGCTGAACATGATGATCAGCAAAGAGGCATCAAGTGGCACCATAGATGTGATGGATACCTTTCCAATAAAGTCCATGGAAGAGCTGGAtggaatggaaaacaaaattgaagataAAGAAATTGCTAAATCACTG GTCAATCAACTCAGCCTCATCGGGGGTTCTAATCTTAAGGAGGCGACCAGACGGGTGATGTCTCAAACCATATCCCATAATGTTGCTCTGAACCTTAATTGGGCAGGGAGGAAGGGCTGGAAAGGTCAGCAGACTGAACCGAAGAGAGCATTTGGTGGTCTGCGCCTATGCGCTGCAATGAAAA AAGCGATGCTGAAGAACGTTGCCTTCAAAACAACAGAAGACCAGGTCGAGAGAGAAATGATGATATGGCTTCGCAACGCCTGCGACAGGCATGGGGGCAGGAAGAGGCGCGCTGAGTCTCAAGCCACTGTGTCAGTAGTGACTGTTTCGGAAAACAGCAAAATCGCTGAAATCACTGAAAATGAACTTTGA